In the Drosophila gunungcola strain Sukarami unplaced genomic scaffold, Dgunungcola_SK_2 000001F, whole genome shotgun sequence genome, one interval contains:
- the LOC128261917 gene encoding uncharacterized protein LOC128261917 isoform X2, which yields MVPVPETLMSPDVCPAAVAQRVTVTALNSQLHKTKVNKNKDNKLNLPRVRSPQLKRNQSPTSSPRRLATKSGGDKMHQQQEKLQTSAVMVDAGGFSTCSDDDGEQINIEKLRAIRKMAAQKQQQMHQEQLKQQVDNSLNCEDRLIEHVTESSAVTIQKMWRGYHTRKKTNKDIAERLQRKRTQEYIEQLGKDMMLTKAQLENERKIQQLQMQAINALWKKVSTMEVDPKGLPVAATVGEGEDTNGGGGGGGGGSGHLSLDQNSAAVVNDLAKRCTMLTDQVQMLQSSIGTIVNCLTMVCNLPQDAIKKQAEIIDCSSTQTDLIAVHTPQIEDLTNFPFTKTRPSTLALESMHESLACPKIDELNDVDLKETHDDDATHLEKEA from the exons ATGGTGCCAGTGCCGGAGACCCTGATGAGTCCGGATGTCTGTCCCGCCGCCGTGGCCCAAAGAGTGACGGTTACCGCTCTCAACTCGCAGTTGCACAAGACAAAGGTCAACAAGAACAAAG ACAACAAACTGAACTTGCCGAGGGTGCGAAGTCCGCAGCTGAAGAGGAACCAGAGTCCCACGAGCAGTCCGCGCAGGCTGGCCACCAAGTCGGGCGGGGACAAAATGCATCAGCAGCAGGAGAAGCTACAGACATCGGCGGTTATGGTGGATGCCGGTGGCTTCAGCACTTGCTCCGATGACGATGGCGAGCAGATCAACATCGAGAAGCTGCGCGCCATCAGAAAGATGGCTGcccaaaagcagcagcaaatgCATCAGGAGCAGCTGAAGCAGCAGGTGGATAACAGCCTCAACTGCGAGGATCGCTTGATCGAGCATGTGACGGAGTCGTCGGCAGTCACCATCCAGAAAATGTGGCGGGGCTATCATACGCGCAAGAAGACCAACAAGGACATAGCCGAGCGACTGCAGCGAAAACGCACGCAGGAATATATCGA GCAACTTGGCAAGGACATGATGCTAACCAAAGCTCAGCTGGAGAACGAGCGCAAGATCCAGCAGTTGCAGATGCAGGCCATCAATGCGCTGTGGAAGAAGGTGTCCACAATGGAGGTGGATCCCAAGGGACTCCCAGTGGCCGCAACAGTCGGAGAGGGCGAGGACACCaacggaggaggaggaggaggaggaggcggttCTGGCCACCTCAGTCTCGATCAGAACTCGGCGGCCGTCGTCAATGATCTGGCCAAGCGATGCACCATGCTCACCGATCAGGTTCAAATGCTGCAGAGTTCGATCGGGACCATTGTCAATTGCCTGACCATGGTGTGCAATCTGCCGCAGGATGCCATCAAGAAGCAGGCGGAGATCATCGACTGCAGCTCCACGCAGACGGACCTGATAGCCGTGCACACGCCGCAGATCGAGGATCTCACCAATTTTCCATTCACCAAGACCAGGCCATCGACTCTGGCCCTGGAATCCATGCACGAATCGCTGGCATGCCCCAAAATCGATGAACTCAACGATGTCGATCTCAAGGAGACGCACGACGACGACGCGACTCATCTCGAAAAAGAAGCATGA
- the LOC128261918 gene encoding probable RNA-binding protein EIF1AD: MHRSHPSISRRKHLMNEMMKDDYELPAENQQIARVISSRGNNLHEVETPKVEENFLVSMPNKFRKSMWVKRGDFLLIEPIEEGDKVKAEICKILTPEHIKEYTKAGIWPDKFAKKPALEESSNKNQEDSDFEDDLLPNTNRPVNQESSDEEEDDETSSDED; this comes from the exons ATGCACCGATCCCATCCGAGTATTAGTCGTCGCAAACACCTGATGAATGAGATGATGAAGGATGACTATGAGCTGCCCGCGGAAAATCAGCAAATCGCTAGGGTCATCAGCAGTCGCGGAAACAATCTCCACGAGGTGGAAACCCCGAAAGTCGAGGAAAACTTCCTTG TTTCGATGCCCAATAAATTTCGCAAGAGCATGTGGGTGAAAAGGGGCGATTTCCTGCTAATCGAACCAATTGAAGAGGGCGACAAGGTCAAGGCCGAGATCTGTAAAATACTTACCCCAGAACATATCAAGGAATACACCAAAGCTGGCATTTGGCCGGATAAGTTCGCAAAGAAACCAGCACTCGAGGAATCATCCAACAAAAATCAAGAGGATTCCGACTTTGAGGATGATCTCCTGCCCAACACAAATCGTCCTGTAAATCAGGAATCCTCCGACGAAGAGGAAGATGATGAAACATCCAGCGATGAAGACTGA